Below is a window of Lentimicrobium sp. L6 DNA.
AGTTTTTCGAATTAAGTTTCTTGATGAGCTGCGAAGTATCCTCCAATAAACTAATGGCCTTGATATTATTTTGCTCCAAATACCAAAGGATATCTCCTTTTTTAACGGGAGTAGATGGAAAATCGTTAATTGGCTGATAAACTAAATTAAGCAGCTTGTTAATCGCTGTCTTCAAAGCTTCTAGCTCTATTTTCTCTTGCATTAAAGCATCAACAGCAGCAATGATATCAGAAGGCATCAGCTTTTGAATTCCCTCCAAATATTGCTTGTATAAGTCCCCTACGTTCTCCTTCTTCAGGATGGCTTTAGTAAGTTGGACGAGCATTTTCACCCTATTTTGTTTGTGATGTGTGAATTCAGACATGATTATGATTTTTCACAAATATAAGGAAAGATAGTTTTATTTATTAATGCCTATGGGGAATATATACTTCTGTGATTTCTTCTATCTTTGATGAATAATCGAAAAGAAATTATGAATATTGCTTTTATACAAACCGGTGGTACCATTGACAAAGATTATCCTCATTCCATAAAAGGATGGGCTTTTGAAATTGGAAGCCCTGCATTTATCGAGATTCTTAAAAATGCACAACATCAGCATGAGATTAGCTTTTATGAATTTTGCAAAAAAGACAGCATGGAATTGACTCTTGAAGACAGATCTGCTCTTAAGGAAAAATGCATAGCTCTTCAAGAAAAAGCCATCATCATTACCCATGGTTCTGATACTTTAATTGAAACCGCCCAAGTTTTAAGTTCTATATCAAACAAAACTATCATCCTTACGGCTGCCATGCTGCCAGAAAAATTTAAGGATTCCGATGCTGCATTCAATTTAGGAATGGCCGTGGCTGGCGTTCAAAGTTTAGAACCTGGATTATATATTGCCATTCATGGGTATTTAGCTCATTGGAATTCATTTGAGCGAGATATGGAAACAGGAAAGTATTTACTAATATAGGGTAATCATCCATTAATAAGTCGAAATCTTCTATTAAGAGTACTCAATAGAACACTAACTTCATTTTGGTTCATATAACTAGAGAATTAATATTGTGCATATATTATTGAGTTTATAATTAAAAAGATATCTAATCTTCTAATAAGATGTATTTCACTCGTCCCACCTCTCCTGTCTCCAACATCACTTTTATGCCATGGGGATGATTTGGTGAATTGGTCAAAATCTTTTTCACAACACCTTCGGTGAGTTCTCCGCTCCTCTGATCTTGCTTTTGTACGATTTCTACATCTGCACCGATTGCTATATTTTTTCTATTTTTTCCGTCTATTCTTTCTATTTCCATCTCAGTAATTTTCAGCAAATGTACTATTTATTCTTTGTTCCCATGATAAATTCAAGAGGTGTTGTCAATCGTTTTTTCCAGGAGTTTTCCGAATGCTCTTCCCCTTCAAACTTGAGTGTTATCCAATTCTCTTTAGTATATCCTTTTGCTTTCATCACCTCATCCATTCCTTTTTGCGGAAGTTCATAAAGAGCATCTAAAGTCTCCGTTCCATAGTCAAAATAAATAAGGTGAGAGGAGGCTTCCGGAAGGTTTTCTTGCATATAATTTTGGAATGCATTGGGTACTGGATTATTCTCCATTTGGAAAATCCCAGGCCAATGAGTCGACAAGCAAGCCGCTCCAGCAAATACATCAGGATACTCACAAATGGCATACATCGATATTAAACCTCCCATACTAGAACCAGCAACAAAAGTGTTTTCTTTTTCTATGTTGACAGAATAATGAGCATCTATATAAGGTTTAACTTCTTCCACGAGAAATTTCAAATAATTATCGGACTGCACAGCTTTTGAAAACAAGGGATGTCCTTCATATCTTTCAACTCCCATTAATGAGTCTCTAAAATTTTCCGGAAGTGACTCAAATGGCTTTTGTGGAAAGAAATCGCTATGTCTATCATTGGCATCATTAAATATCCCAACAACGATACATGGCTTAATTTTTCCTTCAGAAATTAATTCTGACATGCACTCATCAACTCCCCACTCCTGCTTATTCCAAGTGGTATTGGCATCAAAAAGCATTTGCCCATCATGCATATATAGAACATTATATTTAGACTCCTCAGAATATCCTTCTGGAAGCCAAACATCTATATTTCTGTCATTTACATATTGAGATTTAAAATTCTCAATCCTTTCAATTTTCCCTGAGCTAACTTGAGGAAGATTTGTTTGTGCATTTGACACTATTATTCCAGTCAATAGTAAAAAAATAATTATTGTTTTTTTCATAAGTCATTTTTGAATGAGTAAAATTACAAAATACACTCTATCAAAAATATAAACTTATTCTTTTGTCAATATTTCTTTACTTCTGAAGTATAAAATCCTGTTAACAGTAAAAAATATCTTGCTCGAATAAAAAAACCTCCTATATTTGCCCCCAGAAATGAATAATCAAAATACAAATATGTCCATGATGATGCGTATGCAAAGCAACGTAAAGGGACGAATTGTATAAAAAACATAAAACAGATATACAAAGACGCCCTTGCCAAACAGCAGGGGCTTTTTTTATGATTTAAATTTACAAGAGATGAAAATAATAATGGCAAATACAATGATGATGAACATGTTTATGATGATGTATATGATGATGCAACACATGCTCCGGTATTGCCTAAAATGACAAATAAAAAGAATCTCTTTTAAGTCCCTTTGGTAATATCGAAACCAAAGGGACTTTTTTATTTTATGGCAAAAGAAACTTTATCTTTTCGTTGGATTCGAATGAAATATCAGTCATTTACCACAGTAAACTCCTGAAATTTCATTCTTTATCCGCCTCAACCTAAAGCTTCTTTGCTCAAAAAATCATTACAGAAAATAGATTAATAAACCTTGTCATAGTGCCGTAGTGGCCCAAAAACAAAATATATAAAACAAACAATATCCTTTGTGACATAGTGCCTAGTGGCCAACAAACAAGAAATATAAAAAAATAAATAATAATGGGAAATTTAAAAATAGCAAGCAAAGCTTTACATGCAGGACACGATACCAATTTAACTCAAGGAACCAGAGCTGTTCCTATTTATCAAACCACTTCTTATGTATTTAGAGATACAGAACATGCTTCCAATCTGTTTGAACTAAAAGAGCCAGGATATATTTATACCCGACTTAACAACCCAACCAACGATGTACTAGAACAAAGACTGGCACAAATAGAAGGTGGCATTGGAGCTGCGGTTTTTGCTTCTGGAACAGCCGCCATCTCTACTTGTCTGCTCACCTTACTACAAACTGGCGACCATATTGTTTCTTCAAGCAGTCTTTATGGTGGAACCTATAATCTTCTCAATGTGACCCTCCCCCGTTTTGGTATTACTACCCAATTTGTAAATCCAGATCAAATAGAAAATTTTGAGGAGGCTATTCAAGAAAACACCAAAGCTATATTTATTGAATCTATCGGCAATCCGAAACTCGATGTTTTAGATATTGAAGCCATAGCGAAAGTGGCACAAGCACATCAGATTCCATTAATTGTAGACAATACAGTAGCTTCTCCTAGCCTATTAAACCCCATAAAACATGGAGCAAACTTAGTGATTCACTCCCTCACCAAATATATAGCTGGACAAGGAAATTCACTAGGCGGCATTGTGATTGATGCCGGAACTTTCGATTGGGCCAGTGGGAAATTCCCAGAGTTTACGGAGCCTTCCAAAGGATATCATGGTTTAATTTATGCTGAAGTACTTGGCGAGGCCGCATTTATCACCAAATTAAGAATAGAAGGATTGAGAGATTATGGTGGAGCTTTAAGTCCATTGAGTGCTTTCCAAATCATTCAAGGATTGGAAACCTTAGAAGTCAGAATTAAACAACATTCTAAAAATGCATTAGAATTGGCTGAGTGGTTAGAAAGCTTAGAGGAAGTAGCTTGGGTGAATTATCCTGGATTAAAGAATAATAAATACTATCCCTTAGCCCAAAAATATCTTCCCAAAGGTCAAAGCGGAATTGTCACTTTCGGATTAAAAGGAGGATTTGAAGCCGCTAGAAAATTCACCGACAGCACTCAACTTTTCTCACTTCTAGCCAATATTGGCGATACTAAATCATTAATCATTCACCCTGCCAGCACCACGCATCAACAGTTAACCGAAGAGCAACAAGAATCAACTGGTGTCACAAAAGATTTAATTCGATTGTCAGTTGGTTTAGAAGATATTGTAGATTTGAAAGCAGATATTGAACAAGCCATAAAGAAAATCTAATGAGACCCGAATTAATCAGCTATAAAATTAAAGATTTCACCACCTCAAGCGGGGTTCTTCTCAATGAGTTGAACCTCACTTATGAGGTTTTTGGAAAACCTTTACATACTGCACCAATAGTAGTAATTAATCACGCATTGACTGGAAACTCTGATGTTTTAAGTGAAGAAAAAGGCTGGTGGAAAACCATCATTGGAGAAAATAAACTCATTGATACAAACAAATACACCATTCTAGCTTTTAATATCCCTGGAAATGCCTACGATGATTTAATTATAGAAAACTATAAAGATTTCACAACTCGAGATATTGCAAGCTTGTTTTTAGAAGCCATTGATGGTTTAAAGATAGAGAAGCTTTTTGCAGTCATCGGAGGCTCTTTAGGAGGTGGAATCGCTTGGGAAATGGCAGTGTTAAAACCAAAACTCATTG
It encodes the following:
- a CDS encoding YwbE family protein; protein product: MEIERIDGKNRKNIAIGADVEIVQKQDQRSGELTEGVVKKILTNSPNHPHGIKVMLETGEVGRVKYILLED
- a CDS encoding alpha/beta hydrolase, with product MKKTIIIFLLLTGIIVSNAQTNLPQVSSGKIERIENFKSQYVNDRNIDVWLPEGYSEESKYNVLYMHDGQMLFDANTTWNKQEWGVDECMSELISEGKIKPCIVVGIFNDANDRHSDFFPQKPFESLPENFRDSLMGVERYEGHPLFSKAVQSDNYLKFLVEEVKPYIDAHYSVNIEKENTFVAGSSMGGLISMYAICEYPDVFAGAACLSTHWPGIFQMENNPVPNAFQNYMQENLPEASSHLIYFDYGTETLDALYELPQKGMDEVMKAKGYTKENWITLKFEGEEHSENSWKKRLTTPLEFIMGTKNK
- a CDS encoding asparaginase domain-containing protein; the protein is MNIAFIQTGGTIDKDYPHSIKGWAFEIGSPAFIEILKNAQHQHEISFYEFCKKDSMELTLEDRSALKEKCIALQEKAIIITHGSDTLIETAQVLSSISNKTIILTAAMLPEKFKDSDAAFNLGMAVAGVQSLEPGLYIAIHGYLAHWNSFERDMETGKYLLI
- a CDS encoding O-acetylhomoserine aminocarboxypropyltransferase/cysteine synthase family protein, whose amino-acid sequence is MGNLKIASKALHAGHDTNLTQGTRAVPIYQTTSYVFRDTEHASNLFELKEPGYIYTRLNNPTNDVLEQRLAQIEGGIGAAVFASGTAAISTCLLTLLQTGDHIVSSSSLYGGTYNLLNVTLPRFGITTQFVNPDQIENFEEAIQENTKAIFIESIGNPKLDVLDIEAIAKVAQAHQIPLIVDNTVASPSLLNPIKHGANLVIHSLTKYIAGQGNSLGGIVIDAGTFDWASGKFPEFTEPSKGYHGLIYAEVLGEAAFITKLRIEGLRDYGGALSPLSAFQIIQGLETLEVRIKQHSKNALELAEWLESLEEVAWVNYPGLKNNKYYPLAQKYLPKGQSGIVTFGLKGGFEAARKFTDSTQLFSLLANIGDTKSLIIHPASTTHQQLTEEQQESTGVTKDLIRLSVGLEDIVDLKADIEQAIKKI